A stretch of Candidatus Thermoplasmatota archaeon DNA encodes these proteins:
- a CDS encoding ABC transporter ATP-binding protein, which produces MRKKRRRPMMLTSRIQVRVEPSKSSYKTISRCSMCNAKVEESDEWCDSCGSRFYGPISWFLRLTALKTNQKMLQFIVKKPESKEFFSAKIPLLNRYRKDLYEEALKEAVRMLEVVRIPDPKGIARRYPFELSGGMQQRVMIAIALACNPKLLIADEPTTALDVTIQGQILKLMRDLKQAYGGSILLITHNLGVVAEMCDRVGVMYAGSMAEIGVSRDIFKKPLHPYTQGLMKAVPSIQMESERLYTIRGSVPNLIYPPSGCRFHPRCDYARKYCEKVKPDLIEIEPGHKVSCHMVAKAEGYVRE; this is translated from the coding sequence ATGAGGAAGAAGAGGCGGAGGCCAATGATGCTTACCTCGCGAATCCAAGTGAGAGTAGAGCCCTCGAAATCCTCATACAAGACGATTAGCAGATGCTCTATGTGCAACGCCAAAGTGGAAGAATCGGACGAGTGGTGCGACAGCTGTGGCAGCAGATTCTACGGACCGATATCCTGGTTCTTGAGACTTACCGCATTGAAGACGAACCAGAAGATGCTTCAGTTCATCGTCAAGAAGCCGGAGTCTAAGGAATTCTTCTCAGCGAAAATCCCATTACTGAATCGATATCGCAAGGACCTCTACGAGGAAGCTCTCAAGGAAGCCGTCAGGATGCTTGAGGTAGTGAGAATCCCGGACCCAAAAGGTATCGCTCGCAGGTATCCCTTCGAGCTCAGCGGGGGGATGCAGCAGAGGGTCATGATAGCCATCGCCCTTGCGTGCAACCCGAAGCTGCTCATAGCCGATGAGCCCACGACCGCACTCGATGTCACGATCCAGGGGCAGATTCTCAAACTGATGAGAGACCTCAAGCAAGCCTACGGCGGCTCGATCCTGCTGATAACGCACAACCTAGGCGTGGTTGCGGAGATGTGCGACCGCGTTGGGGTGATGTATGCCGGGTCGATGGCCGAGATCGGAGTGTCCAGGGACATATTCAAGAAGCCCCTCCACCCGTACACGCAGGGACTGATGAAGGCCGTCCCCTCGATCCAGATGGAATCGGAGAGGCTGTACACCATCAGAGGTTCGGTCCCCAACCTAATCTACCCGCCAAGCGGGTGCAGGTTCCACCCGAGATGCGACTACGCCAGGAAGTACTGCGAAAAGGTTAAGCCCGATCTGATCGAGATAGAACCGGGACACAAGGTTTCATGTCACATGGTGGCGAAGGCGGAGGGGTATGTTCGAGAATAA
- a CDS encoding ATP-binding cassette domain-containing protein, with protein sequence MFENKVEFDRNLIDVVNLKKYFPIRGGLLKRSVGVVKAVDDVTFFIKRGETLGLVGESGCGKTTVGRSIMMLTPPSSGYVFLETPKDIVRTFTELVNLVNGTNVGKMTPEVALAIADKINKMFGSHNCEITEGKKKHFCIDAGKITKAVQPIRSGTRLGSEEKTVRDLAEDAIEELTRRYCINFKIKSQVRKLRGRIQFVFQDPFSSLDPKMLIKNIVLEPMVAQNRYRGRGGASGKKLSKEELRMRTIQLLERVGLNVEHMYRFPHEFSGGQRQRIGIARALSVNPDFVVLDEPTSALDVSVQAQILNMLNHLQKDFGLTFLFISHDLSTIRYMCDRVAVMYLGKIVEYSEKHELFNKPTHPYTEALLSVIPVPDPDLKRDRIILPGDVPSPANPPSGCRFHTRCPLVIDVCHTIDPPLTDRGNEHFVACHVR encoded by the coding sequence ATGTTCGAGAATAAGGTCGAATTCGACAGAAACCTCATCGATGTCGTCAACCTGAAGAAGTACTTCCCAATCCGGGGAGGCCTTCTCAAGCGGTCAGTGGGAGTGGTGAAGGCCGTCGACGACGTCACCTTCTTCATCAAGAGGGGTGAGACCCTCGGCCTAGTTGGAGAGTCCGGCTGCGGCAAGACCACTGTCGGAAGGTCCATCATGATGCTAACGCCGCCCTCGTCTGGCTATGTGTTCCTCGAGACCCCGAAGGACATCGTCAGGACCTTCACTGAGCTCGTGAATCTCGTGAACGGCACCAACGTCGGCAAGATGACGCCCGAGGTGGCACTGGCAATCGCGGACAAGATCAACAAGATGTTCGGGTCCCACAACTGTGAGATAACCGAGGGCAAGAAGAAGCACTTCTGCATCGACGCCGGGAAGATCACAAAGGCGGTCCAGCCCATCCGGTCCGGGACAAGGTTGGGAAGCGAGGAAAAAACAGTCAGGGACCTCGCGGAGGACGCGATCGAGGAGCTCACCCGGAGGTATTGCATCAACTTCAAGATCAAGAGCCAGGTCCGGAAACTGAGGGGAAGGATCCAGTTCGTGTTCCAAGATCCGTTCTCATCATTGGATCCGAAGATGCTGATCAAGAACATCGTTTTGGAACCGATGGTCGCTCAGAACAGGTATCGGGGAAGAGGGGGCGCGAGCGGCAAGAAGCTCTCGAAGGAGGAACTTAGGATGCGAACGATACAGCTGCTCGAGAGGGTGGGTCTGAACGTCGAGCACATGTACAGGTTCCCGCACGAGTTCAGCGGGGGGCAGAGGCAGAGGATAGGCATTGCCCGGGCACTCTCCGTCAATCCGGACTTCGTCGTCCTCGACGAGCCCACTTCCGCACTGGATGTGTCAGTCCAGGCGCAGATCCTCAACATGCTGAACCATCTCCAGAAGGACTTCGGCCTCACCTTCCTCTTCATATCCCACGACCTGAGCACGATCAGGTACATGTGCGACCGGGTCGCGGTGATGTACCTGGGCAAGATCGTTGAATACTCCGAGAAGCACGAGCTTTTCAACAAGCCGACGCACCCGTACACCGAGGCGCTCTTGTCGGTCATACCTGTCCCAGACCCCGACCTGAAGAGGGACAGGATCATCCTCCCAGGAGATGTGCCGAGCCCGGCGAACCCGCCCTCCGGCTGCAGGTTCCACACAAGATGCCCCCTGGTCATAGATGTATGCCACACGATCGACCCGCCCCTGACGGACAGGGGGAACGAGCACTTTGTCGCGTGCCATGTCCGCTGA